GCGCAGCGGGGCGGTGTCGAGCTTCCTGGTCGATCGTAAGGCGGGAAAACTGACTCCGATCAACGAGGTTTCGGCTGGAGGAGGCGGAACATGCCACGTAGCCGTCGACCACACCGGGCGCTGTGCATTTGCGGCCAATTACGGAGGAGGCAGTGCAGCCTCGTTTTCCGTAGATAAATCGGGCAAACTCAGCCAAGCTGTTTCGTTCTTCCAGTACAGCGGACATGGCCCCAAGCCACAGCAGAAAGGCCCCAGAGGGCATCGCGTTACTGTGTCTCCGGATAACAAATACTTGTTTGTGAATGATCTTGGCCTAGACGAGATTCATGTTTATCACCTGAATGCAGCCACGGCAGAGCTAACGCCACAGGATCCTCCGGCATGGAAGGCAGAGCCAGGTTCGGGACCACGTGCACTTCTGTTCCATCCCAATGGTAAATGGGCCTACTGCGTAAACGAGGTCGGCTCGACCGTAAATGTATTGGATTGGGACGCTAAAAAAGGTGTTTTCACGACCGCACAATTGATCTCGACCGTACCGGAAGATCACCAGGGACCGACTGCTCCGGCGGATATCGTGCTGGATAAGTCAGCCCGATTTGCATATGTTGCCAACCGGCTGGACGACTTTATGGTCTCGTTCTCGGTCTCTCCGACGGACGGAAAACTCACCCTGATGGAGCGGACCTCCTGCGGGGGAAAAACACCTCGCCATATCGCTTTGGATCCGACTGGAAAGTGGCTGCTGGTTGCGAACCAGGCGACAGATAATCTTTCAGTCTTTGCGCGCGACAGCCAGACAGGAAAACTCGCCAAAGAAGGCAAAAACTATCCGCTATCGGTGCCACAGTGCATTTTGTTTGCGTAATACGTTCTCCGGCAGATGAAAGAAAGGCGCTCAGATCAACTGAGCGCCTTTCTCTTTGCATTGTCGCAAGAATTAGTGGTGATTGTTATCTGCTGGCGTGGGCTTGGTGCCGTGCATGTCCGGTCCACGCGGAGCGAAGGTCGTCCACTTCGAATCATACTGCTCGTATTTGCTCGGAGGCTCGCCATACTTGCGGGCTTCGATGCCATTGAGGTCATAAACGATCTTGCCACCCTTGACGGTGAGCTCATCGATGACCTTCTTGGCTCCGTCGACGCGGACATTGTCCATGTCGGTGAAGCCAAAGTGGCCTTCTACAACGCGGAGCACGGCAATGTCAGCCACCGAACCTACGGAGAGATTGCCGAGATCTTCGCGCTTGATCTCGCGCGCAGGATGAGAGGTCATCTCAGCCACAGCCTGTTGCAGGGTAAGGCCGATCGCCATCATTTTGCTGGCAACGTTGAGCTCATCCTTGGTAGCGCTGTTCATGCTGCCGATGTGGAGGTCGGTCGAGAGAGAATCGGGGATGAAGCCATCCTTGACCATCGGAACGGCGAGCGAGAACCGGAAGCTTCCGCCGCCTGTTCCTGTGTCAAAGAAGATTCCGCGCTTACGACCATCAATGAAGGCCTTGCTGGGCCCTTTGGTAACGGGATCCTGCTCATGACGAAGACCGGAGTACATATGGGTGTAGATGTCGCCGGGGCGCAGCTTCTTATTGAGCAGGTCATAAAGAGGACGGCTCTCCGGATGATCGACACCGAAGTCAACCATGACCGGGATGTTGGCTTTGGTTCCAGCAATCACAGCCTGCTCCACTGGTTTCCATTGGGGGCCAGCAAAGTGGGCTGTCTTGATGCCGACAACAGTCTCGGGATATTTGAGAGCCATCTTTGCGGTGGCTTCCCCGTCCATGTCATCCATGTTCTGCTCGTATTTATCACCACGCATACCGGAACCGACGATGTTGAGCATAGCCAGAACACGGGTCTTGGAACGGTCGATGATGCGCTGTTTGAAGTCTTCAAAGTTTTTCCAACCAGAGCATCCGGCGTCAACCACGGTTGTTACGCCATTGCGGAAGGTGAAACCATCCGGCGGAATACTGTTGTCTCCAGCGTAGGAACCGCGTTCTCCTGTGCCGGTGTAGACATGGACGTGAATGTCAATCAAGCCCGGCGTCACATAGAGCCCATTGACATTGATCGTCTTAAGGGCATCGGACGTAGCGATATGCGGAGCAACCTTGGCGATCTTCCCATCTTTAATGGCAACATCCATCACCGAATCGATGTGATTTTTGTCATCGATGACATGACCATTTTGGAGAAGAAGATCGTATGCAAAGTTAGGTGCCTGTGCAAGCGCATGAACAGAGGCAGCCGCCAACGAAAGCACAGCACAACAGGCAGCGATTGGTCGGGTAAATCTGGAAAGCGAGCTGGTCATGAATCTCCTTTTTGTTCGACCCATATTAACTCAAGTTTCAGGCCTCCCCACAGATGGATGAGGAGGCCTCGTATAACGTTTATTGGATACTGCTCGGAGAATTTATGCCTTTGGGGCAGCGCTGAAGATCTCAACTAACCGGTCTGCGATGTACTTATCTTCGCCATCCTTCAGCTGCCACATAGCAAAACCAAACGTTGTCGGATCTTGATTCCGCCGGCGACGCGGCTCCGGTGGATGCGCCGGTGCGTCCGGGTTACGTCCACGCATTCCCATGGAATTTGCATTCGTGCTACCAATACCTACCGGCTTCGTCTCAGCAAGCTGTTTGATAACGTCCTGCGCGGTGATGTTCACCTTTGTCTGGTCGATCTTCCAGCTGTAGTGCGGGGTCACGTTGCCCAGCGCGTTGGGATTAAACTGACGCGGAAGAGCAGTTACGCCGAACTTCGCAACTGCCTTTGAGATGACCTCGGCGCGAGCATCGTAGCTCCTGAGTACCTCATCGTAGTCCTGGTCGACGAACATCTCGAGCGCTTTTAGAAGAGCAAAGATCTGTTCCTTACCGACCTTGCAGGCACGACCGATACGATCTTCCTGTGGGCTCATATTCATCTGCGCCCAGCGGATGAGCTGCTCCTTACCGATGAGGATACCCGTGGATTGAGGGCCGCAGATGTCTTTGCCACCTGAGAAAGCCACAAAATCCCAACCCTGTGCGGGGTACTCCCAGAGCCGCTCCTTGGGGGGAACGTCAGCGGAAGCATCATTGAAAGTGTAGATGTTGGCTTTCTTCGCAATTTCAATCATCTCCGGGCCTGAGACTTTGCCCATGTCCGATTGAATATTGATGTAGTGCATCGCCAACGTCTTTGGATTGATGGCGTTGATCATCTGATCCTTCGTCTCCACCTCGATCAGCTTGACGCCGGTCTGACGAACCTGATGATCAAAGGGGTTGCGATGGGCTTTCTGGATGATGACTTCGGACTTCGGGAAACCAGTGAGATCGGGAACGGTGCTCAAACGAGGCTCAAGATCCTCTGTGAGCATGCCAGCGTAAGCCACGACGATGCCGGCAGCAACACCGCCGGTGACGAGGCCGGTATAGCCTGGAGGCGTCTTACAAAGTTTTTCGATGTAGCGTCCTGCAGCCACTTCGAGATCGTTGATCATGACAAAATGCTGATTGCCCTGGCGCATCAGCTCCATGACCTCAGGTTTCATGACGGAACCACCGATGACAGTGACGGTACCTACGATGTTCACCAGGGGCGTAACTCCAAGCTCCTTATAGACATCTCCGGTGGAGCCCAGACCTTTCTTGATGGGAACGATCGCGTGGCCATCCACCCCAGGCTTCTCGTCCTTCGTCTTCTTTTCAGCCAGAGCGGCTTTAGGGGCTAACAAGCTGCCGGTGGCAGCTCCAAGGGTGGACAGGAACGACCGGCGATTCCACTTCAGATTCATGAACAATATCCCTTCGATAGTCTTACATCAAAAATTAAATTTAGATTCCTGCAGGAGGTTTGGCCGGAGCGGAAGTTGCGGGAGGATTCACAACCAGAGCGCTGCCGACGATCTCGATCAGGGAGTCTCCGGGAATCCATTCCAAAGCCATACAGGCGCGTGAGGGCGCTTTTCCGGGGCTGAAATATGTCCCATATATTTTATTCAACGCATCATATTGTGCTTTGTGAGCATCGAACCGTGCCTTTCCTG
This portion of the Edaphobacter sp. 4G125 genome encodes:
- a CDS encoding lactonase family protein translates to MAKITRRGFLQGSSAVALSAHPWAALAQPKERLVFIGTSTGKGSKGIYAYKFNTVTGELTQTGLAVEADNPTFLALSPNGKILFAANELMRFEGKRSGAVSSFLVDRKAGKLTPINEVSAGGGGTCHVAVDHTGRCAFAANYGGGSAASFSVDKSGKLSQAVSFFQYSGHGPKPQQKGPRGHRVTVSPDNKYLFVNDLGLDEIHVYHLNAATAELTPQDPPAWKAEPGSGPRALLFHPNGKWAYCVNEVGSTVNVLDWDAKKGVFTTAQLISTVPEDHQGPTAPADIVLDKSARFAYVANRLDDFMVSFSVSPTDGKLTLMERTSCGGKTPRHIALDPTGKWLLVANQATDNLSVFARDSQTGKLAKEGKNYPLSVPQCILFA
- a CDS encoding aminotransferase class V-fold PLP-dependent enzyme; this encodes MNLKWNRRSFLSTLGAATGSLLAPKAALAEKKTKDEKPGVDGHAIVPIKKGLGSTGDVYKELGVTPLVNIVGTVTVIGGSVMKPEVMELMRQGNQHFVMINDLEVAAGRYIEKLCKTPPGYTGLVTGGVAAGIVVAYAGMLTEDLEPRLSTVPDLTGFPKSEVIIQKAHRNPFDHQVRQTGVKLIEVETKDQMINAINPKTLAMHYINIQSDMGKVSGPEMIEIAKKANIYTFNDASADVPPKERLWEYPAQGWDFVAFSGGKDICGPQSTGILIGKEQLIRWAQMNMSPQEDRIGRACKVGKEQIFALLKALEMFVDQDYDEVLRSYDARAEVISKAVAKFGVTALPRQFNPNALGNVTPHYSWKIDQTKVNITAQDVIKQLAETKPVGIGSTNANSMGMRGRNPDAPAHPPEPRRRRNQDPTTFGFAMWQLKDGEDKYIADRLVEIFSAAPKA
- a CDS encoding amidohydrolase/deacetylase family metallohydrolase, which codes for MTSSLSRFTRPIAACCAVLSLAAASVHALAQAPNFAYDLLLQNGHVIDDKNHIDSVMDVAIKDGKIAKVAPHIATSDALKTINVNGLYVTPGLIDIHVHVYTGTGERGSYAGDNSIPPDGFTFRNGVTTVVDAGCSGWKNFEDFKQRIIDRSKTRVLAMLNIVGSGMRGDKYEQNMDDMDGEATAKMALKYPETVVGIKTAHFAGPQWKPVEQAVIAGTKANIPVMVDFGVDHPESRPLYDLLNKKLRPGDIYTHMYSGLRHEQDPVTKGPSKAFIDGRKRGIFFDTGTGGGSFRFSLAVPMVKDGFIPDSLSTDLHIGSMNSATKDELNVASKMMAIGLTLQQAVAEMTSHPAREIKREDLGNLSVGSVADIAVLRVVEGHFGFTDMDNVRVDGAKKVIDELTVKGGKIVYDLNGIEARKYGEPPSKYEQYDSKWTTFAPRGPDMHGTKPTPADNNHH